The Drechmeria coniospora strain ARSEF 6962 chromosome 02, whole genome shotgun sequence genome has a segment encoding these proteins:
- a CDS encoding putative S-adenosylmethionine-dependent methyltransferase, with protein MGRTVSLLMSLPPCRTATGSQIASALRSLHREFCPLPAASDFHLRTAHDAVAQTDSGYVTEDEIGGQDGDRTLRDDPVERDAAVRWLTGFIGRADELAIDEELRDQLVEDACFILSHLTGTKGGHADREEDLGMTREFVFDVFGDAGIKVTAELLDTPMQTTQDHTDVGMQTWGASVAMSELLCHAPGRFGLEKETLDSPRRIVEFGAGTGLVTLVLARLLPLMTDAWPSHRLVATDYHPAVLQNLERNIGSHAAKGMNTAPSEACHLDWSAPTHKRPLDKAADFIFAADVAYAPEHALWLRDCAGRMLAPDGIFWLMVSVRPNGKFEQISDSVEASFADDGESIGRDGRILTLMSVEKVDKHKAGRGDEVGYKLYKIGWAQA; from the coding sequence ATGGGACGGACAGTCTCCCTACTGATGAGCTTGCCGCCCTGCCGAACGGCGACGGGGTCGCAGATAGCCAGTGCCTTGCGAAGCCTTCACAGAGAGTTTTGCCCTCTACCGGCAGCCTCCGACTTTCACCTGCGGACGGCGCACGACGCTGTGGCGCAAACCGACTCCGGATACGTtaccgaggacgagattGGCGGCCAAGACGGTGACCGGACGCTGCGCGACGACCCTGTGGAGCGGGATGCGGCCGTGCGCTGGTTGACCGGCTTCATAGGCAGAGCGGATgagctcgccatcgacgaagAACTTCGGGACCAGCTTGTCGAAGATGCATGCTTCATCCTCTCTCATCTGACCGGCACCAAGGGTGGACATGCGGATCGAGAGGAGGACCTCGGCATGACGCGCGAGTTCGTTTTTGACGTCTTCGGGGATGCCGGCATCAAGGTGACGGCCGAGCTTCTGGACACGCCGATGCAGACGACGCAGGACCATACCGACGTGGGGATGCAAACCTGGGGAGCGTCCGTTGCCATGTCGGAACTGCTCTGCCATGCACCCGGCCGCTTCGGCTTGGAGAAGGAGACGCTCGACTCGCCTAGACGGATCGTCGAGTTTGGAGCAGGCACCGGCTTGGTCACGCTGGTTCTGGCCCGCTTGCTGCCCTTGATGACGGACGCTTGGCCATCCCATCGGCTGGTGGCGACAGACTATCACCCGGCGGTGCTGCAGAATCTTGAGCGCAACATCGGATCGCATGCGGCCAAAGGGATGAATACGGCACCTTCGGAGGCATGCCACCTCGACTGGTCTGCGCCGACGCACAAACGGCCCCtcgacaaggcggccgacttcatcttcgccgccgacgtggcctACGCTCCCGAGCATGCGCTGTGGTTGCGCGACTGCGCCGGCCGGATGCTGGCGCCGGATGGCATCTTCTGGCTCATGGTGTCGGTGCGGCCGAACGGCAAGTTTGAGCAGATCAGCGACTCGGTCGAGGCCTCGTTTGCAGACGATGGAGAGTCCATCGGGCGAGATGGCCGCATCCTGACGTTGATGTCGGTCGAAAAGGTAGACAAGCACAAAGCGGGACGAGGGGACGAGGTTGGATATAAACTGTACAAAATCGGATGGGCGCAAGCATAG
- a CDS encoding putative thioredoxin-like protein: MVRQLTSTSELDEVFASNTYVVVDFFADWCPPCKAIAPVFEQLSGKHALQGQLEFVKVNVDHAKDVAVRYRISAMPTFMFFKNGKQVAVNSQAMLQGADPQALGAAAEKLGGLAKAKADEAASAQ; encoded by the coding sequence ATGGTTCGCCAACTCACCTCGACCTCGGAGCTGGACGAGGTCTTTGCCAGCAACACATACGTCGTCGTTGATTTCTTCGCCGACTGGTGTCCTCCCTGCAAGGCCATCGCCCCTGTTTTCGAGCAGCTGAGCGGCAAGCATGCGCTGCAGGGACAGCTCGAGTTTGTCAAGGTCAACGTCGACCACGCCAAGGACGTGGCGGTCCGCTACCGAatctcggcgatgccgaccttTATGTTCTTCAAGAACGGAAAGCAAGTCGCCGTCAACTCGCAGGCCATGCTGCAAGGGGCCGACCCCCAAGCCTtgggtgccgccgccgagaagctGGGTGGGCTGGCCAAGGCGaaagccgacgaggccgcatCGGCACAGTGA